In Streptomyces sp. ML-6, the genomic stretch CCACCAACGAGCGCAGCGAGCAGCTCGTGGAGGGGTTGCTGCTGCTGGCCCGCAGCGACAACCAGATCGTCGAGCGCAAGCCGGTCGACCTCGCCGAGGTGGCCTCGCGCGCGATCGACCAGACGCGGGGCGAGGCCGAGGAGCGGCGGGTGGAGATCCGCGGCGAGCGGGCCCCCGCCGTCGTCCAGGGCAACGGCGTCCTGCTGGAGCGGATCGCGCTGAACCTCGTGCAGAACGCCGTGCGCTACAACGTCCCCGAGGACGGCTGGGTGGAGGTCACCACCGAGCTGCGGAACGGACAGGCCCTGCTCACGGTCTCGAACACGGGCCCGGTGGTGCCCGCGTACGAGATCGACAACCTCTTCGAGCCCTTCAGACGGCTGCGTACGGAGCGCACGGGCAGCGACAAGGGGGTGGGGCTCGGCCTGTCGATCGCGAGATCCGTGGCGCGCGCCCACGGCGGCCGTATCATCGCGGAGCCCCGCGAGGGCGGCGGCCTTGTGATGCGTGTCTCACTGCCGGTCTGACCGGTCAGTCGGGCCGATCCGTGGGCGAAGCAGTTTGTTCGCTTTGAGCGGAATTTTCGGGACCTGTCCCCGGGAGTGCCGTGTGTGATCGATCACAGAAACGAATTTCTTTGCGTCAACGCTCCGTGATCAGGAACCTTGCCCGAAAACCCGTAAAAGTCGGGGTTTTCGAGGCTTGAGGTCACGGGAAGTACACGGGGTGGCGCCCGTGGAGCACCACACGGGGACCGTGTACGGTCCCCTTCGCCACCCAAGCCGATCGCTCCCGAGCGGTCCTTTTGGGTGTCGATTGAGTAACAGACCTTGATGTGAGGCAAAATCTCCGCCTCGGGTCGGGCACAAGTCCGGCCTCTCACGCGTTACGAGCGCTGAGACACCGCAGACACCCAGAGGGGGAGAGCGACATGGCAACGGATTACGACACCCCACGCAAGACCGACGACGACGTCGATCAGGACAGCCTGGAGGAGCTCAAGGCACGCCGGAGCGACAAGACCGCCTCCGCCGTCGACGTCGACGAGTTCGACGCGGCCGAAGGACTGGAGCTGCCCGGCGCGGACCTGTCCAACGAGGAGCTCGCCGTCCGGGTCCTGCCCAAGCAGGCCGACGAGTTCACCTGCATGAGCTGCTTCCTCGTGCACCACAGGAGCCAGCTCGCGCGCGAGAAGAACGGCCAGCCGATCTGCCGCGACTGCGACTAGGTCGAGCCGACCGTGGCAGGCGACACACCCTTCCGGAAACGACACTTGCGGCGCAAGAGGTCGTCGGAGACGCATCAGGGCGGCACAGGCCCGGCACGGGGCGCGACAGCGCCCGCCGAGCGGTCCGCCCTGCCGCACTCCCCGGACGGGTGGGACGACGGGCGAGGCCGGCCGGCCTCGCTCGAAGCGGCCCCGGCGGTCACGGCGGTCGAAGGGACCGGCCGGACCGAAGGAGTCGAACGGATCGGCGGGCCGGAGCCCGTGACCGGGCCAGGCCGTCTGGATGCGGTGAAACGGGGTGTGAGCAGGAGCGGGAAGAGCGCCAAGGCGGCGATCGGAGGGAGCGCCAGGGCGGCGATCGGCCGTATCGCCGACCTGATCATCGAGACCGCCCCCCGCGTCCCCGTGCGCGACCTCGCCACCCTGCGCAAGCAGTTCCCCGGCCTGGGGCCGGAGGAGCTCGCGGACCGGCTCATCGCGGGCGCGTGCAAGGGCACCGCCGCCGTCGGCGCCGGTATCGGCGCGGCGGCCATGATGCCCGTACCCCCCGCCATGCTCGCCGAGCTGACGGCGGAGATCACCGGGGTGGCTGCGGTGGAGATGAAACTCGTCGCCGAGCTGCACGAGGTCTACGGGCTGCGCCCGCCGGGCGGACTCGTCCAGCGTTCCGGCGCCTACCTCACCTCCTGGACGGAGGAGCGCGGCATCGACGTCAGCCGCCCCACGACGGTGAACGCGGCGCTGGGCGGCCAGATGAAGCGCGAGCTGCGCCAGCAGATCATGAAACGCATGGTGCGCGACCTGCCCAACCTGATGCCCTTCATGATCGGCGCCGCCGTCGGCGCGATGATGAACCGGCGTGACACCAGAAAGCTCGCCGAACGGGTCAGGAAGGACCTGCGCGAGCGCCAGGTCCCCTGGGACCGGCTGCCGGCACTGCCCCCACTGGAACAGCCGGAGAACCCGCACGAGGTGATCCGGGGCGAACTGGAGGGCTGAGGGCCCCACGGGGCCGGCCCGGGCGCGCCGGGAAGGGCGTGCGAGGGCCGAGACCGGGCCCCGGAAGGGCCCGGCGGGTTACGCCCGGCGGCTACGCCCGTACGGCCGTGAGCGCCGCCACCAGGGCCTGCGGCTCACGGGTGGACAGATAGACGTACGGAGTCGGGTCCTGCGGGTCGGTGACCTCGATCCGGACCGCCGTCGGGATGTAGCTGCGCAGCAGCATGAACGCGCGGGTGTCCGCCTTGTACGAGCGCCACGCGCGCGCCTCCTCCCCCTCCAGCACCTCGGCCTCGCCGAGCGCCGTCACCGGGATCCGCGCGTCGCCCGCCACCAGGGCGCCCCCCACCACCCGGACCCTGGCCGAGCCGTAGGAGCTGACCGCGACCGCCGTCAGGGCCGTGCCGCCCACCAGACCGGCCAGCAGCGGCACCGTGCCCAGCGGCAGCAGCATCAGGGCGCAGGCGATGCCGACCAGGAAGGCGATGAGCCACCAGGAGCGGGGCGCGGTCAGTCGTTCGTCGAAAGGCGGCGTGGAAGGCTGCATGGACCCAAGCTTGGCACGGTGCGACCCGCGGGTAGCCGCGCGGGTAAGGTCTGCGCCTGTGAGTGGAACATCTGAGGCCCTGAAGCCCCCGGCCGACGCGGTGAAACCGGTCCGGCACCCCGAAGCCCCGGCCCCGGGCGAGCTTCTCGGCGCGCACTACGAACACTGTTTCGGCTGCGGGGAAGGGCAGCCGCACGGGCTGCACCTCCAGACGCGGGCCGGTGACGGCGTCCGCGTCACCGCCGAGTTCACCGTCCGGGCCGCCCACCAGGGCGCCCCGGGCCTGGCGCACGGCGGCATCCTGGCCACCGCGCTGGACGAGACGCTCGGCTCGCTGAACTGGCTGCTCCGGGTGATCGCCGTGACCGGCCGGCTGGAGACCGACTTCGTGAGCCCGGTGCCGGTGGACACCGTGCTGCACCTCGACGCCGAGGTCGTCGCGGTGCACGGCCGGAAGATCTACTCGCGGGCGACCGGCCGGATCGGCGGCCCGGACGGGCCCGTGGCGGTCCGGGCCCAGGCCCTCTTCATCGAGGTCAAGGTCGACCACTTCATCGAGAACGGCCGCCCGGAGGAGATCCGGGCCGCGATGGCCGACCCCGACCAGGTCAAGCGCGCCCGTGCGTTCGAGGTGAACCCCTGATGCGCCACCCCGTGGACGTACTGATCCGCCGGATCGACCCGGAGGTGCCGATTCCGGCCTACGGCCACCCGGGCGACGCCGGGGTCGATCTGGTGACCACCGAGGCCGTCGAGCTCGCTCCGGGCGAGCGGGCGGTGCTGCCCACCGGTGTGGCGATCGCGCTGCCCGACGGGTACGCCGCGTTCGTGCACCCGCGCTCCGGCCTCGCCGCCCGCTGCGGAGTCGCCCTGGTGAATGCCCCGGGGACGGTTGACGCCGGGTACCGTGGAGAGATCAGGGTGATCGTCATCAATCTCGACCCGCGTGAGCCCGTGCGGTTCGACCGGTTCGACCGGATTGCCCAACTGGTTGTCCAGCAGGTCGAGAAGGTGCGCTTCCACGAGGTGGCGGAGCTGCCCGGCTCGGCTCGCGGCGACGGGGGCTTCGGATCCACCGGAGGACATGCTTCCGGTGATGTCGGTGGTGTCAGGGACGGGATCACCCAGGGCGGGAACAGCTACGCTTCGGTCGTACCCGACCGGGAAGGACAGTGACGTGTTCGGACGTCGCAAGAAGAGTGGTTCCGCCGAGGACGTGGCGGACGAAGCGCGCGGGGCCGAGCAGGTCGTCGACGAGCTCGATGACGCGGACGGGGCCGACAGCGGCCCGCGGCGGGTGAATCTCCCGCCGGCACCGCGGCCGGACGGGCCGTGGGACGTCTCCGAGGTCTCCCAGCCCGGCGAGGGCCGGGTGGACCTGGGCGGCATCTTCGTGCCCGGCGTCGAGGGCATGGAGCTGCGCGTCGAGGTGGCCGGTGACGCGATCGTCGCCGCGACCGTGGTGCTGCGCGACAGCGCCATTCAGCTGCAGGCCTTCGCCGCCCCCAAGAAGGAGGGCATCTGGGGCGAGGTCCGTGAGGAGATCGCCACCGGCATCACCCAGCAGGGCGGGATCATCGACGAGGTCGAGGGTCCGCTGGGCTGGGAGCTGCGTGCCCAGGTGCCCGTGCAGCTCCCGGACGGCACGAACGGCGTGCAGCTGGTGCGGTTCGTCGGTGTCGACGGACCCCGCTGGTTCCTGCGCGGGGTGATCTCCGGCCAGGGCGCCGTCCAGCCGGAGGCCGCCGGGCTGCTGGAGACGATCTTCCGGGACACCGTGGTCGTCCGTGGCGAGGGCCCCATGGCGCCGCGCGACCCGATCGTCCTCAAGCTGCCCAACGACGCCCAGATGGTGCCCGAGGGCGTCCAGCAGGAGAACCAGGAGGGCTCCAGGTTCTCCGGTGACATGGGCCGGCTCCAGCGCGGCCCCGAGATCACCGAGGTGCGCTGAGCAGGGCCGGGCAACCGCCCGGCACGGCTTCGGCCGGTGGGCCGCACCCCTTCCGAGGGGTGCGGCCCACCGGCCGTTCTGCGTCCGGGAGCGGAGTCCGGCGGCGCACGGAAGGCGTACGGACGGAAGGCGTACGGGAGGCGCGCGTATGGGGCGCGTATCGGCCACGTATGCGCGCCGTCAAAGGCCCGCCGTTCCCCGTAAGGAAGCCATCAACGCAGGCCAGGACGGCTGTGGCGGGAGGTTTGCTCAAGAGGTCCGAGAAATCCGTACCTCATCTAGGAGCACACGATGGCCGATGTGGCCTTCGTCGTCACCACGATCGCGGTGTTCGCGCTGGTGGCTCTGGTCGCCAAGGGGGTGGCCAGGCTGTGACCGTCGAAAACGTCGTCGGCCTCGTCGTGGCCGCCGCCCTGCTGGGCTACCTCGTCCTCGCCCTTCTGTACCCGGAGAGGTTCTGAGCACGATATGAGCCCCGTCCTCGCCGGTGTGCTCCAGGTCCTCGCGCTCGTCGTGGCGCTGGGACTGGCGTACCGCCCGCTCGGCGACCACATGGCCCGCGTCTACTCCTCGGAGAAGCACCTCCGCGTCGAGAAGTGGATCTACCGGACCGTCGGCGTCGACCCGAACACCCGGATGCGCTGGCCCGCGTATCTGCGGGGTGTGCTCGCCTTCTCCGTGGTGAGCGTCCTCTTCCTGTACCTGCTCCAGCGGCTCCAGGGCAGCCTGCCCGGCTCGCTCGGCTTCGTCTCGATCGACCCGGACCAGGCGTTCAACACGGCGGCTTCGTTCGTCGCGAACACCAACTGGCAGTCGTACTCCGGCGAACAGGCCATGGGCCACGTCGTGCAGACCGGCGGCCTGGCCGTGCAGAACTTCGTCTCGGCCGCTGTCGGCACAGCCGTCGCGGTGTCCCTGGTACGGGGCTTCGCCGGGTCCCGCACCGGTGAACTCGGCAACTTCTGGGCCGACCTGGTGCGCGGCACCGTGCGGATCCTGCTGCCGATCGCCGTGGTCGGCGCCCTGGTGCTCGTCGCCTGCGGCGTGATCCAGAACTTCTCCGGCATCCACGAGGTCGGGCAGTTCACCGGCGGTTCGCAGCAGTGGAACGGCGGCGCGGTGGCCTCCCAGGAGGTCATCAAGGAGCTGGGCACGAACGGTGGCGGCTACTTCAACGCCAACTCGTCCCACCCGTTCGAGAACCCCAACGGCCTGTCCAACCTCTTCGAGATCTTCCTGATCCTGGTCATCCCCTTCGCGCTGACCCGCACCTTCGGCCGGATGGTCGGCTCGCTCAAGCAGGGCTACGCGATCCTCGGCACCATGGCCACCATCTGGGTCGGTTTCACGGCGCTGATGATGTGGACGGAGTTCTCCCACAACGGGCCCGCGTTCGATATCGCCGGCGGGGCGATGGAGGGCAAGGAGACCCGGTTCGGGATCGCCGGCTCGTCGATCTTCGCCGTGACCACCACACTCACCTCCACCGGCGCGGTGAACTCCTTCCACTCCTCGTACACCGGCCTCGGCGGCGGCATCACCATGCTCGGGATGCAGCTGGGCGAGATCGCGCCCGGCGGGGTCGGCTCCGGCCTCTACGGAATGCTGGTCATGGCGGTCATCGCCGTGTTCATCGCCGGACTGATGGTCGGCCGCACGCCCGAGTACCTCGGCAAGAAGATCGGCACCCGCGAGATCAAGCTCGCCGCCTGCTACCTCCTGATCACCCCGGCACTGGTGCTCTGCTTCACCGCCGCGGCGATGGCGCTGCCCACCCCGCCCCACTCGATGCTGAACTCCGGCGCGCACGGGTTCTCCGAGGTGCTCTACGCCTACACCTCGGGCGCGAACAACAACGGTTCCGCGTTCGCCGGGCTGAACGCGGACACGCAGTGGTTCAACACCTCGATCGGCCTCGCGATGCTGCTCGGCCGGTTCCTGCCGATGGTGTTCGTCCTCGCGCTGGCCGGCTCGCTCGCCGAGCAGAAGCCCGTGCCGGTCACCCCGGGAACCCTGGGCACGCACCGGCCGCTGTTCAGCGGCCTGCTGGCCGGAACGATCCTGATCATCACCGGTCTCACCTACTTCCCGGCGCTCGCACTGGGACCGCTCGCCGAAGGGCTGGCGTCATGACCACTCGTACGGAACAGGAGGACCCGGTGTCCACCGTCACCCCCACCCGGGCACCGCACCGGGAAGCGCCCGCGGAGCAGCGGGGCGAAGGACGCGTCGGCGGGGGCCTGTTCGACCCCGCGCAGCTGGTCCGGTCCCTGCCCGACGCCGTGCGCAAGCTCGACCCCCGGGTGATGGCCAAGTCCCCGGTGATGTTCGTGGTGCTGGTCGGTTCGGTGTTCACGACCGTACTGGCGTGCCTGGAGCCGGGGGAGTGGTTCGGCTGGGCGATCGCGGTCTGGCTGTGGCTGACCACGATCTTCGCCAACCTGGCGGAGGCGGTCGCCGAGGGACGCGGCAAGGCGCAGGCCGACACGCTGCGCAGGGCCAGGACCGACACCGTCGCACGGCGGCTGACCGGCGGGAACGAGGAGCGGGTGCCCGGCACCGAGCTGCGCATCGGTGACCTGGTGGTCTGCGAGGCCGGTGACATCATCCCGGGCGACGGAGACGTCGTCGAGGGCGTCGCGAGCGTGGACGAGTCGGCGATCACCGGCGAGTCCGCCCCGGTCATCCGGGAGTCCGGCGGCGACCGCAGCGCCGTCACCGGGGGCACGAAGGTGCTCTCCGACCGCATCGTCGTCAGGATCACCACCAGGCCCGGCGAGACCTTCATCGACCGGATGATCGCCCTGGTCGAGGGCGCCGCCCGGCAGAAGACGCCCAACGAGATCGCGCTGAACATCCTTCTCGCGTCCCTCACCGTCGTCTTCCTGCTCGCCGTCGTCACCCTCCAGCCCTTCGCGGTGTACGCCGGGCAGGAACAGTCGATGATCGTGCTGACCGCGCTGCTGGTCTGCCTGATCCCGACCACCATCGGCGCGCTGCTCTCCGCCATCGGCATCGCCGGCATGGACCGCCTCGTGCAGCGCAACGTCCTCGCCATGTCGGGGCGTGCCGTCGAGGCCGCCGGGGACGTGTCGACGCTGCTGCTCGACAAGACCGGCACCATCACGCTCGGCAACCGGCAGGCCGCCGAGTTCGTACCCGTGAAGGGCACGACCGCGGCCGAACTGGCCGACGCCGCCCAACTGTCGTCGCTCGCCGACGAGACGCCGGAGGGCCGCTCGATCGTCGTGCTCGCCAAGGAGAAGTACGGACTGCGCGAACGTCACCAGGGCGAACTGTCCGGCGCCGAATGGGTGGCCTTCACCGCCCAGACCCGGATGTCCGGCGTCGACGTGGACGGACGCAGGGTCCGCAAGGGAGCGACCGGCTCGGTCGTCGCCTGGGTCGGGGAACGCGGCGGCACCGTCACGCGGGAGGCGCAGGCGCTCACCGACACGATCTCCGCAGCGGGCGGCACACCGCTGCTGGTGGCCGTGGAGGACGAGCACGGCGCCCGGGTCCTCGGCGTCATCCACCTCAAGGACGTCGTCAAGGAGGGCATGCGGGAACGATTCGCCGAGCTGCGCCGGATGGGCATCAGGACGGTCATGATCACGGGTGACAACCCGCTGACCGCCAAGGCCATCGCCGAGGAGGCCGGCGTCGACGACTTCCTCGCCGAGGCCACGCCCGAGGACAAGATGGCCCTCATCAAGCGTGAACAGGCGGGCGGCAAGCTCGTCGCCATGACCGGCGACGGCACCAACGACGCCCCCGCGCTCGCCCAGGCGGACGTCGGGGTGGCCATGAACACCGGCACCTCGGCCGCCAAGGAGGCCGGGAACATGGTGGACCTGGACTCCAACCCCACCAAGCTGATCGAGATCGTCGAGATCGGCAAGCAACTGCTCATCACCCGGGGCGCGCTGACGACCTTCTCCATCGCCAACGACGTCGCGAAGTACTTCGCGATCATCCCCGCGATGTTCGCCGTGGTGTACCCGGGCCTGGACAAGCTCAACATCATGCAGCTGTCCTCGCCCCAGTCCGCGATCCTCTCGGCGGTGATCTTCAACGCGCTGATCATCGTCGCCCTGGTGCCGCTCGCCCTGAAGGGCGTGCGCTACCGGCCCAGCGGTGCCGACTCGATGCTCCGGCGCAACCTGGGGATCTACGGACTCGGCGGCCTGGTCGCCCCGTTCATCGGGATCAAGATCATCGACATGGTCATCTCGCTCGTACCCGGGCTGAACTGAACTGAGGAATCGGCTGACCGCCATGAACAACTCCGTAGCGAACACCGCCCGGTTGCTGTGGGCCGGGCTGCGCGCCCTGCTCGTCCTCACCGTCGTCTGCGGCGTGCTCTACCCGCTCGTCGTGACGGGCGTCGCCCAGGGCGTCTTCCCCGAGAGGGCCAACGGCTCCGAGATCACCGCGAACGGCAAGGTCGTCGGCTCCGAGCTCATCGGCCAGCGTTACGACCTGCCGCTGAAGAAGGGACAGGAGACCGCGGCCCCCGACCTCAGGTGGTTCCAGCCGCGCCCCTCCAACGGCCTGGGCACCAACAGCGTCAACACCCGGTACGAGCTGATCCTCTCCGGCGCGACCAACCGTTCCGGCGACAGCGAGGAGCTCGTCGACCAGGTCACCGCCGCCAAGGCCGCCGTCGTGAAGGACAACTCCGTACCCGGCCACCCGGTCGACCCCGCCGATGTGCCGGCCGACGCCGTCACCTCCTCGGGCTCCGGCCTCGACCCGGACATCTCCCCGCAGTACGCACGGCTCCAGGTGCGCCGGGTGGCCGAGCGCAACCATCTGCCCGTCGAACGGGTGGAGAAGCTCGTCGAGCAGCACACCGACGGCCGGATTCTCGGCTTCGTCGGGGAGCCGAGGGTCAATGTCCTCCGGCTCAACATCGCCCTCGAACAGCTGGTGAACGGGGGCTGAGGACGCGTACGCAGCGGGGCGCGGAGACGAACGCCCGCGCCCTGTCCGCCCGTTCACCGACCCACGCGGTACCCGCCCGTACCGGGCCGGCCGGCCGGGAAACCGGCGGCGGACCGTGCCGTTCACCGCCCCGGCGATTGTCCGGCCCGCGCCCATTGCACATACTGGCGGCCCACGGGATCTCGCACGCACCGGGAGAGACATGACCGAGACCAACGGCCGGACGGGTACGGACGGACAGGGCGGCACCGCCCTCGCCGAGGGGCCGGCCGGCGGGCCCATGATCCGGGTCGAGGACCTGCACCGCTCGTACGGCTCCGGCGCCGCGGCCGTCCATGCGTTGCGCGGAGTCTCCTTCGAGGTGCCGCGCGGGGAACTCGTCGCGCTCAAGGGACGCTCGGGCTCCGGCAAGACCACCCTGCTCAACCTGCTCGGCGGGCTCGACCGCCCGGACAGCGGCCGG encodes the following:
- a CDS encoding DUF4193 domain-containing protein gives rise to the protein MATDYDTPRKTDDDVDQDSLEELKARRSDKTASAVDVDEFDAAEGLELPGADLSNEELAVRVLPKQADEFTCMSCFLVHHRSQLAREKNGQPICRDCD
- a CDS encoding DUF3093 domain-containing protein gives rise to the protein MQPSTPPFDERLTAPRSWWLIAFLVGIACALMLLPLGTVPLLAGLVGGTALTAVAVSSYGSARVRVVGGALVAGDARIPVTALGEAEVLEGEEARAWRSYKADTRAFMLLRSYIPTAVRIEVTDPQDPTPYVYLSTREPQALVAALTAVRA
- a CDS encoding PaaI family thioesterase → MSGTSEALKPPADAVKPVRHPEAPAPGELLGAHYEHCFGCGEGQPHGLHLQTRAGDGVRVTAEFTVRAAHQGAPGLAHGGILATALDETLGSLNWLLRVIAVTGRLETDFVSPVPVDTVLHLDAEVVAVHGRKIYSRATGRIGGPDGPVAVRAQALFIEVKVDHFIENGRPEEIRAAMADPDQVKRARAFEVNP
- the dut gene encoding dUTP diphosphatase produces the protein MRHPVDVLIRRIDPEVPIPAYGHPGDAGVDLVTTEAVELAPGERAVLPTGVAIALPDGYAAFVHPRSGLAARCGVALVNAPGTVDAGYRGEIRVIVINLDPREPVRFDRFDRIAQLVVQQVEKVRFHEVAELPGSARGDGGFGSTGGHASGDVGGVRDGITQGGNSYASVVPDREGQ
- a CDS encoding DUF3710 domain-containing protein, whose protein sequence is MFGRRKKSGSAEDVADEARGAEQVVDELDDADGADSGPRRVNLPPAPRPDGPWDVSEVSQPGEGRVDLGGIFVPGVEGMELRVEVAGDAIVAATVVLRDSAIQLQAFAAPKKEGIWGEVREEIATGITQQGGIIDEVEGPLGWELRAQVPVQLPDGTNGVQLVRFVGVDGPRWFLRGVISGQGAVQPEAAGLLETIFRDTVVVRGEGPMAPRDPIVLKLPNDAQMVPEGVQQENQEGSRFSGDMGRLQRGPEITEVR
- the kdpF gene encoding K(+)-transporting ATPase subunit F; protein product: MTVENVVGLVVAAALLGYLVLALLYPERF
- the kdpA gene encoding potassium-transporting ATPase subunit KdpA, whose amino-acid sequence is MSPVLAGVLQVLALVVALGLAYRPLGDHMARVYSSEKHLRVEKWIYRTVGVDPNTRMRWPAYLRGVLAFSVVSVLFLYLLQRLQGSLPGSLGFVSIDPDQAFNTAASFVANTNWQSYSGEQAMGHVVQTGGLAVQNFVSAAVGTAVAVSLVRGFAGSRTGELGNFWADLVRGTVRILLPIAVVGALVLVACGVIQNFSGIHEVGQFTGGSQQWNGGAVASQEVIKELGTNGGGYFNANSSHPFENPNGLSNLFEIFLILVIPFALTRTFGRMVGSLKQGYAILGTMATIWVGFTALMMWTEFSHNGPAFDIAGGAMEGKETRFGIAGSSIFAVTTTLTSTGAVNSFHSSYTGLGGGITMLGMQLGEIAPGGVGSGLYGMLVMAVIAVFIAGLMVGRTPEYLGKKIGTREIKLAACYLLITPALVLCFTAAAMALPTPPHSMLNSGAHGFSEVLYAYTSGANNNGSAFAGLNADTQWFNTSIGLAMLLGRFLPMVFVLALAGSLAEQKPVPVTPGTLGTHRPLFSGLLAGTILIITGLTYFPALALGPLAEGLAS
- the kdpB gene encoding potassium-transporting ATPase subunit KdpB; the encoded protein is MTTRTEQEDPVSTVTPTRAPHREAPAEQRGEGRVGGGLFDPAQLVRSLPDAVRKLDPRVMAKSPVMFVVLVGSVFTTVLACLEPGEWFGWAIAVWLWLTTIFANLAEAVAEGRGKAQADTLRRARTDTVARRLTGGNEERVPGTELRIGDLVVCEAGDIIPGDGDVVEGVASVDESAITGESAPVIRESGGDRSAVTGGTKVLSDRIVVRITTRPGETFIDRMIALVEGAARQKTPNEIALNILLASLTVVFLLAVVTLQPFAVYAGQEQSMIVLTALLVCLIPTTIGALLSAIGIAGMDRLVQRNVLAMSGRAVEAAGDVSTLLLDKTGTITLGNRQAAEFVPVKGTTAAELADAAQLSSLADETPEGRSIVVLAKEKYGLRERHQGELSGAEWVAFTAQTRMSGVDVDGRRVRKGATGSVVAWVGERGGTVTREAQALTDTISAAGGTPLLVAVEDEHGARVLGVIHLKDVVKEGMRERFAELRRMGIRTVMITGDNPLTAKAIAEEAGVDDFLAEATPEDKMALIKREQAGGKLVAMTGDGTNDAPALAQADVGVAMNTGTSAAKEAGNMVDLDSNPTKLIEIVEIGKQLLITRGALTTFSIANDVAKYFAIIPAMFAVVYPGLDKLNIMQLSSPQSAILSAVIFNALIIVALVPLALKGVRYRPSGADSMLRRNLGIYGLGGLVAPFIGIKIIDMVISLVPGLN
- a CDS encoding potassium-transporting ATPase subunit C gives rise to the protein MNNSVANTARLLWAGLRALLVLTVVCGVLYPLVVTGVAQGVFPERANGSEITANGKVVGSELIGQRYDLPLKKGQETAAPDLRWFQPRPSNGLGTNSVNTRYELILSGATNRSGDSEELVDQVTAAKAAVVKDNSVPGHPVDPADVPADAVTSSGSGLDPDISPQYARLQVRRVAERNHLPVERVEKLVEQHTDGRILGFVGEPRVNVLRLNIALEQLVNGG